A genomic stretch from Lathyrus oleraceus cultivar Zhongwan6 chromosome 2, CAAS_Psat_ZW6_1.0, whole genome shotgun sequence includes:
- the LOC127122889 gene encoding uncharacterized protein LOC127122889, whose product MERVNEEITDLHENIGQIMEMFQVIHARMDTQPTIVSEIVNPVINPQPTVTTSATWPPFCLPRGFVPPPQGQSTQYTVPLTTEVNQVIPTFAPTVVHTRVQPYFDDDQQVYNMPDMSEEGNERHEKLRENVENVEKRLREMEGDQVFGVGAREMCLVYGLVIPAKFKTPNFDRYEGATCPKSHVIVYYRKMAAHMDNDKLMIHCFQDRLKGASSKWYLTLYQTRVRCFQDLFDAFIKKYKYNMDLAPGRRQLLRMFQKDSESFKEYAQRWRETASQVEPPLTKKELTDLFVNTVRP is encoded by the coding sequence ATGGAAAGAGTCAATGAAGAGATTACAGATCTACATGAGAATATAGGTCAAATCATGGAGATGTTTCAAGTAATACATGCAAGGATGGATACTCAACCCACAATTGTTTCTGAGATCGTCAATCCAGTGATTAATCCTCAGCCAACCGTTACTACTTCAGCAACTTGGCCTCCCTTTTGTCTTCCTCGTGGTTTTGTGCCCCCTCCTCAAGGACAGTCTACTCAATACACAGTTCCACTAACTACTGAAGTTAATCAAGTGATTCCCACTTTTGCACCCACTGTCGTGCACACTCGAGTTCAACCGTACTTCGATGATGATCAACAAGTGTATAATATGCCTGATATGTCTGAAGAAGGTAATGAAAGACATGAAAAGCTGAGAGAAAATGTTGAAAATGTTGAGAAAAGGCTGAGAGAAATGGAAGGTGATCAGGTCTTTGGGGTTGGTGCCAGAGAAATGTGCCTCGTGTATGGATTGGTGATCCCCGCAAAATTCAAGACACCAAACTTTGATCGATATGAAGGAGCTACTTGTCCCAAAAGTCATGTCATCGTGTACTATAGAAAGATGGCAGCTCACATGGACAATGACAAACTTATGATCCATTGTTTCCAAGACAGATTGAAAGGTGCCTCTTCCAAATGGTACTTGACCCTTTATCAAACTCGCGTTCGGTGCTTCCAAGATCTATTTGATGCTTTCATCAAaaaatacaagtacaacatggatcTAGCTCCTGGTAGAAGGCAATTGTTGAGAATGTTCCAAAAAGATTCTGAAtcttttaaggaatatgcacaaaggtggagagagaCTGCATCTCAAGTGGAACCTCCATTAACTAAAAAAGAATTGACAGATTTGTTCGTCAACACAGTGCGACCATAA